From the Prochlorococcus marinus str. AS9601 genome, the window ATTTTCCGAAAATATCGAGTAAAAATTGGCAATAAATACAAAAAGGGATAGTTAAGTTTATAGGATTTAAATACTTCATTTATTCTTTTTAGAGGTTTGCGTCCACTTATGCCACCTTTTGCCAAATATACTGCTTCATAATCAATATAAGTCACATTTAAATCACTTTTATTACTAAACCTCAGAAAAAAATCCAAATCAGCGGTTAATTCATATTGAGAATCATATAGTGGTTCGAAACATAAACTTTTTTTAGAAAAGATTGTTGCCTGATGAGAAGGAATATAACCTTTGAATAATGCTTTTCTAAACTCTTTAGAATTAAAATGATTAATTACATTATCCTTTTTTTTTAGAAATCTTCCTTTCCTTGAAGGATTTTCGTTTCTGTCGACATATGTACAATTACTAATTAAAAGATCTGGAAATTTCTTATCAAATATACATTTATTTATATATTTATTTAAACTTTCGAAAACATTA encodes:
- a CDS encoding glycosyltransferase, whose translation is MNYKFLIVVPTFNSYKILSKLIYSLEKQTYPFWRVLFVDGFSTKEHINFLKKICKENNHFSWSYQLKTKPGIYSAMNYGATKAKKDEWTLFWGSDDWASSSNVFESLNKYINKCIFDKKFPDLLISNCTYVDRNENPSRKGRFLKKKDNVINHFNSKEFRKALFKGYIPSHQATIFSKKSLCFEPLYDSQYELTADLDFFLRFSNKSDLNVTYIDYEAVYLAKGGISGRKPLKRINEVFKSYKLNYPFLYLLPIFTRYFRKILSSIIK